The following DNA comes from Diceros bicornis minor isolate mBicDic1 chromosome 12, mDicBic1.mat.cur, whole genome shotgun sequence.
aagttaaaataaaaaactatccAAGTGATCAGTGAAAGCAGGATTCTTATTAATTATATGTTTTGCCCACTTTCTTCAATGAACCTCGTGTTCTATAATGAGCTACCCAGTGTGAGGTGCATTTCATACCAATGTTGACTGGTTGCCAAGGAGACTCCACTGCCACTCTGGACAAGCTCATgtttcccctctccctttctacTAAAAGGAGGGGAACTCATGGTGCAGGGTCAAGGGCAAGATCCTGGGGAAGTAGAAGCTATCGATCCAGCCTATTAATAGAGATTTGAAGTGAACACtaagttctctctcttttccatccATCAGCAGCAAAAGTACTTGACTTCAAATGATAAAACTTGCAGTTTTAGACTTAAAGGGATATCAGCAGCATCCAAGAACAGTCAGAATATCCTTCCTTGCATAAATCCAAGGGAAAGGCCAAGGGGAAGTGGCATCTACCTGCCAGGTCCAAGTGTCTTCTATCCCTGGCTTCATCTGAGTCTGGAGATTTCCCAAATAAGAGAAACTCTGCTATTCTGAACAAAATTGTTCTTTATATTAGCTCCCAATCAGAGGTAAAGATAACTCCTTCACACAGAGTTCCAAAATTTTGGACTTCTGGAAACTATTTGTTGTTTCTCTTCCAGTACTGTGCCATTGATTCTTGCATAAAATTCTGGAATGCTGGCTCTTCATGGCTTTCCTCTGTAActgcaaggaaaaaagaaagtcaatTCTTTTTAAACTCTCCCATTAGATAGGTGGATTCGAGTTGCTGTCACTCATCCATCAGAAATAGTATTTCTAAAAAACTAAGTGTTCAATTCTCCCATTAAGGAATTATCTTCCAAAAGCATGCTGTATTTATCATGTTGTCCAAAATGTACAATTTCTTTTATCTGTAAGTGGGGAGAATACCTCCCTCATAAAGTAACTAAAATGAGGTCCCAGTCCTACATATttttaaccaagagaaatgaaaacatatgtccacacaaagacctattaacgaatgtttatagcagcttcattcataatagccaaaatctaGAAACAATTCAGATGTCAATCAgctagtgaatggataaacaaatagtGGTACATCCAcatgatggaatattactcagcaataaaaaagaacatacTACTGATacgtgcaacaacatggatggatcacAAAACCATTGCACTGAGTGAAAAAAACCAAATGCAAGTTAAATACTGTGATTCCAATTatacaacattctggaaaaggcaaaattataggaACAGAGATCACATCAGTGGTTGACAGGAACTAGGTGTGCAGGAAGACACTGAATAAAAACGGGCATGAGgtgggagccagcctggtggggtagtggttaggtttgcacgctccacttcgggggCCCGGTGCTTGTGAGTTCAgaccccaggcatggacctacgcaccgcttgtcaagccatgctgtggtggcatcccgcatacaaagtgggggaagactggcatagatgttagctcagggccaatcttcctcagcaaaaaaataaaaataaaaaaaataacagaaaaacgggcatgagggaacttttgaggtgatggaagtgttctatatCTCGATTATGATGGTGATTACAAGACTATATATGTGTTAAAACTCATCAGactatatactttaaaagggtaggttttggggccagccccggggcttagcagttaagtgcgcgcgctccactactggtcgcccgggttcagagcccaggccgcaccgatgcaccgcttgttgggccatgttgaggcggcgtcccacatacagcaactagaaggatgtgcagctatgacatacaactatctactggggctttggggagaaaaaggggaaaaaaaaggaggattggcaatagatgttagctcagggctggtcttcctcagcaaaaagaggaagattggcgtggatgttagctcagggctgatcttcctcagcaaaaagaggaggattggcgtggatgttagctcagggctgatcttcctcacaaaaaaataaataaataaaagggtagGTTTTACtatttgtaaattatacctcaataaatctgatTAAATGAGGCAATTTACATGTTAGCATCCAGCACATTGGAGTAAAGAGAGTTTGCTCTTGGTCATAGCTAGGACCTAAAAGTGCTGTCTCAAGATTAGATTCTGCTCACAGGCCTTAAAACTATGCCAAGTGGAAGGAACCCTTTTGGGTTTCCAGAGCCATTCTATCCTCAATGTTACAGTCCCTTCTGACTGGTTTAGCTCTGCTGAGGCCTCCTTATGTATTCTTGAAACAATAattacaataaacaaaaagactGGATTTCTCAAATTGAGTTAGAACCTAAAGATGAGAAGACACAAAACTACTAAAAGGCCTGTAATCAGCTTAATATTAACCATTCAGTAGGAAGGCCAGGAACTCTCAATATATGGAACTCTTTCCTGGTGCTGTATCCTTTaccatctcctctctctcctatTATTGGCTGCACGCTTAAGGTCTTCTCTCAACACAAAGAAGCTCCTGAGCAAACAATGTGAGGATAGGCAGCTGTTCTGTTTTCATGAGCCACCTCAGCCACCTCTTACCTCTGTGGTCAATATCATCGGTATCACTGTCTGCTTCCTCATCCTCTTCATCCAAGGTTCCCCGAGTCAGGATCAAGTCAGAAGGGTCCAGCACAGGAGATAAGCTGTCTACAGAGAAAACACCAATCAGTAGAATGTCATGAACATATGTCTCCTCAAAAAAGGTGATTTTGAATCAATAAGTAATTATGATTATAAATTGGCAGGATGAAAGTGGTCATGATAaaagtcaggggccggccccgtggcttagcggttaagtgcgcgcgctccgctactggcagcccggggttcaaatcccaggcgcgcaccaacgcaccgcttctctggccatgctgaggccgagtcccacatacagcaactagaaggatgtgcagctatgacatacaactatctactggggctttgggggggaaaaaatgaataaattataaaaaaaaaaaaaggggccggccccatggcttagcagttaagtgtgcgcgctccgctgctggcggcccgggtttggatcccgggcgtgcgacgcaacgcttctccagccatgctgaggccgcgtcccacatacagcaactagaaggatgtgcagctatgacatacaacaatctgctggggctttggggggaaaaaagtaaataaatgaaatcttaaaaaaaaaaaaaaaaaagtcaggatcCCACCTCTTAGTATTGCTAATACCACTTAATATTTCTACACTAGTTTAGTTTACAAAGTGCTATCATGATCCCCAAACCCAAAAGTCCCATTTTTAAGCTGAGGAAAATAATTCTCAAGTAGTTCTCTTGGTAGTAACGTCATTCGTTTTTACTAGCTCACAGCTTGGAAGAGGCTATGGTTTTTCCTATGAAGGCTAAAGACATTTGAGCAGATCCAGTGTACTGTCAGTCAAGGGTAAAGGTGTGGAGCACTAAGGAAGCTTCCTGGTGGAAATTTAAGTTCAGCGAGACTCTGAAGAGAATACAGGGTGAAATGACCTAGCGTAGAGGAGCCAGGGtattatttaagaaaaagagagaagggaaaaaatggaaaatcaaatAGGGCAAAATTTCCTACCTATCCAAACCAAATAAGGGCTGAGCTCCAATAATCATGAAAAAGTCTAATCAAGTAATTCCAGGGCAGGGGATTCAGCCTGCAGGGGTCAGTCTCTATTAGAACCTAAACCCATGCCAAGTATCCTAAAGACATGGGAGGACATGACCACTCTCTTCAGGAGCCTAAGAGGTTTAAAAGAGCTCAGCTGGAGAATAAGGGTGGCCAACAGCAGCAACATCAAAGGGGACAcacctcaaggggcctgtggccctGAAAAAGGATGATGACATGGTGTGCTGACAGTCAATGCCTCATTCTGTGCCTAACTAAGAATTAGGCAACTATACTTGTGATTTTCCTCAAATAATTTACTGAAACTCCCCCAATCTTGAACAGGCTATCTGAGCAGAGCAGACCCTTTGCAGCAGTAAATTTAACATTTGCCATTTCACATATTCATGAGTGATTCcaaacacagaaatttattttgctgaggtAAGAAGGATGGCACAGGTGAGTTCACTTAACTGGTAAACCCAGCCAGTTTTTAGCATTTCCTCCTCCAAGCGGTTTTGCTGTTCTCTGCTAGACGTATAGCAGTATCTTTCATGAAGAGAACTTTACTCCTTTAAAGGCCAGTTCATCAGTAAGCATGGGTGGGTGgggtgtatatatttaaatatgagcACCAACCTAGAAGCCCCTAGAGAATCAATGACAAAACTAACttgaacaataaaaaataagtcaGTAAAGTAGCAGGATAAAAAGACTaatatacagaaattaaaagccttcatatacacaaatataaacaGAAGATATAACGGTTCATAAAATCCAATTTTTAATACTAACAGAAGATAAAATCCttgaaataaattcaacaaaaaatATGCAAAACCTACACGAAGAAAACACTCCTGGAAAGACACAAAAGTAGACTTGGCAAATATAAACACATTCCTTGTTCTTGGATAAGAAGACTCAACATCAcagagatgtcagttctccctaaATTAACGAATATAACACAAcccaataaaaataccaaaaagcTTGGGGTCAgctcggtggcgtagcggttaagttcatgcgttctgctttggcagcctggggctcgcaggtttggatcccgggtacggacctatgtaccgcttaccaagccatgctgtggcagacatcccacataaaacagaggaggatgggcacggatgttagcccagggccaatctttcacagcaaaatgaggaggattggcaatggatgttagctcagagctagtcttcctcaccaaaaataaaaaaaccaaaaagcttTCTTAGCAAGCTAGATAAGTTGATACTTAAGTTCCTgtggaaaaataaacatgcaaGAATAGCCAGGGaaacactaaaaaagaaaagtatgaagGGGACTAGCCCTAGCAGATAttaaaacatactataaagcCTCTacgtaattaaaacagcatgctaGAGGCATGCAGACAGTCCATAAGAATAAAACTGGTAGTCCAGAAATATACCCAAGGACACACGGAACTTTAGTATATGATACAGGTAGCAACCGAGATCACTGGGGCAAATGTAGACTTTTTAATAAATAGTGTGGGTACAAGTATTTATGAAAAAGGTAACATAGATCGTATGTACCTCACACCATACCCAGGAATAAACTCTAAACGGATCAGGGATCTAAATGTAGAAAATGAAACCATACAACTACTACAATAAAACATGAGCGAATTCCTCTTTAACATAGGTGTAGGTAAAGGATTCCCAACTGCAACTCAAAATCCAGTTGTAAtaacagataaataaatttgactatattaaaacaaaacaaaataaaaactttttcatGGCAAAATAACACCATGAACAAAGTCAAAGCACAGTTgacaaacagagagaaaatatttgcaacatgtaTCACAGGAAAATGGATACTGTCCCTACTATATTAGTAGATATTAAAACTAGTGGgtgaacatttgaaaattaaaaggatATTTATATAGCCTCAAAGCATCACCCCATAAAATActtattatgaagggaaaaataataacttcatgATGAAAAAACCTGGCAGACATCACTTCAAGCAAGTGATCAAAGTTATCatcaccagtaatgggacaaatcaaCATCATGTGTCTCCTGATACGACATACGGAAAAAAACACAACTTCATTTCCATAAAGTTCTGCCAAAAATGTGCCACCTGAAtcaaatcatgaggaaacatcagacaaacccacatCAAGGAAAATTCCATAACTGTCCTGTACACTTCAAAAATGTCAACGTCATGAAATACAAAGAAAGAGTAAAGAAtcgttccagattaaaggagaataagagacatgacaactaaatgcaatgcagATTCAGGATTTTCTCCTGCTATAAGGGCAAATGGCTAACTCCAAATAAGGTCTATACATTAGATAATAGTGacgtatcaatgttaatttcctgatttttgatAACTACAATGAGGTTATATAAAATAATGCCTTTGTTTTTGGGAAACAGACTGAAATATTCAAGGGTAAAGGCTCATTGTGTCTGCAACTTCCTCCTAAATGATTCAGAAAgaagtaatatatatattattaaaatatttatatattatatgtaaatatatttatataaaatataaagtcatACATATATGAGAAAGACAGAGAATATAGTAAATGTGGTAGAATATTAACAGTTTGGGACTCTAGTTGAAGGTTATATGGCAATTCTTGGTACTATTCATGCAACTTTTCTGttaatctgaaattaaaataaacagtaaaaaaaatggggaggtaaaaaatattttaaaaaaataacaaagaagacATCAAGTATCTtgccaaagtaaaacaaaaactacCTGACATGGAAGAACCCAAAGTGGTGCAGTTGTATACAACTTTCAGGGGTTTGCCTTTCCAAATCACATACGTGTATATACATGAAAGGTAAATATGGATAAAGTAAATGTGATATGATAGATGGATAGGGATATATAGTGAATTCTTCTTTAACATAGGtgttagatatagatatatctctatgtctatgtctgtacacttcaaaaatgtcaatgtcatgaaataCAAAGAAAGACTAAGGAACCATTCCAGATTAAAGAAGACTAAGAGACATGACAATTAAATACAATGCAGATCCaggatatagatagatagatagatagatagatagatagatagatagatagatagatgatagacagacagacacacagaaagacagatagatagagatagagacggagataggtagataggtaggtaggtaggtagacagacagacagacagagagacagatggatagagacatagattagatagatagatagatagatagatagatagatagatagatagatagatagacagacagaaagacagacagatagatagacagaaaatacatttactttatccttttctctttctctctcttaaataAGTGTACCCTCCCTTTAGTTCCTAACACCAAGAGACTCTCCAATACCTGTAGCAGTCCCCGTGTCCAAGGCTACAGAGGCCATATCTTTCTGAAGGCGTTCCAGTTGTTCCTTCTGCTGTTGGCTCTGTGCACTGGCCTGCAGAGAGAAAAACGtcatcatattaaaaaatgaGTCCCAGTCAGATGCCAGACTTCTAACTGGAGATGACTCATTAAACAAATACTACAGGCTATTTAAACAATGAGGCAGATAATGGATGGCTGATACCGGGACAGAAACACTGAGCAGTGTAGGCCCAGACTAGCAGAAGTTCAGACTGGAGCACTCTGCAGACTGAATTAGAGGTTTAGAAATTGGACACAAAAGCAAATCAAAAGAACCTTCAAAGAGACATAACAGGAAGGCTCAGTATAAGGGGCCCAATGCAGCCAATGGGGGCAGGAAACCTGATCATTTGGGATACGAGTTGTGAACCACATGTTCTTAAACAAAATTCTACAACTAGCCTTTAAATGGACCTTGGAGTAGGGGTCGGAGTGGGGTGCAAGAAGGGCTTAGCATATATAACAggaaaaatctgatttttaaaaattcaaatagaaagaagaaaaataattaagggGCCTTTCTGCATCAAGACAGCAGACATACAAACTTACAAATTTAAATTAACACATATCTAAAAGATACACTGAGAGCCAAAACAAAAGCATTTATGGCAGGAGGATTAGTACACGGTTTGAGGTTGTTTCTTCAGTGGCCCTAAAATACACAAATAGCCTCCTCTCTTACCAGCGATTTCTTCAGACGTTCATATTCAGGACGATACTCCCTGGAAAGATAAACACTTTCTAAATTCCTTTGCTTAATAATTTGTCCTGCCCACCTTCACATCACTTCTATTTTCCTAATACTCTGACAATAACAATAGATCTTACCTCACTGAACATCAGATGTAACAAGTCTTAGTCACTGAGGTTCTATTCCTATGGAATTAAAAGCCAAGGTGTCCACCCTCACCCTGAAACCACTGAAGAGTCACACTGAAACCAGTGAAGAGACAAAAGACTGACTGCTGGGCTGGACAGATTAATTCTGGAGACCATGACTGATGAGCTCATCAATCATTTGGATAAACATCTGAGATGAGTAAGAGAAGCTAGGCCTGTTGGGCTCAGGAAGTCCACTATATTATAACGTGGTTTATCTGGGCAACAATGAAAGGATACAGAAAAGAGTCTATCCTGAGGCTTTGATaatacacaaaaaaaaccctTGTCTGATGAATCAAAATCAAAACATGTGTCTGAAAACCAGTGTGGTTATTAGGATCTTGCTAAGTATGAAGCCAAAGGAACAGGCTATTAAGCAGCCAATTATCAGGCCACGGGCCTAAGGAAAGTGCACAGGTGCTCTGACTCCACTTTCCTTTAGGTAAATGGAATTCCAGTATTAACCATGACAATAGTTATAACCATCATTTATCATGACATGTGCTTACTATTTATTATGACATGTGCTTACAGCAATTGGGCTAGGTGCTTTAGATATATTTTCTCAAATGATCCTACCAATGACCTTAGCAATAAATGCTATTATATCTGATCTACAAATGATGAAAACTTGCTAAGATCACTCATTTATTAAGTGGAAGAAACAGAAATCCAACCCATgccagtctgactccaaagtccatgttcttaaTCGGGAGTCAGCCAATGTGGCaaacaggccaaatccagcccactgcctatttttgtaaataaagttttattggaacacagccatatccATTCATTGACAAATTGTCTATGGGTGCTTCTGTGTGACaatgacagagttgagtagttgcaacagagatcgtatggcccacaaagcctaaaatactatctggctttttacaaaaaaagtctATGACTCCTGCTCTTAATCATTCAATACAGTGAAGattttatactcttattttttaaaaaacgttaATGGAAACTTGTTACCCCTAAGAGTGGCCAGATCCAGAACACATATGCAGGACAAATAATACATACACCAAAAACCGAAATGCTTTGCCTGGCAAAACTGTTATCAGATCAGAACTGTGGGTTAGTAAGAATGTCAGTAATAGAATTTTCCTTTATCCTCACCTTTCATACTCTTCTGCAGCACTGGTGACTTGCACAAAGAGTTCATCTAAGCCTGTACCCAGAACAGCAGACACACCCACCACCTGCCAAAAGTAGCATTAATGCCACGGaggaaacaaatgtttatttttaaatggtataTGTTATTTTGTCCAAATGTTATAAAATCTTCACAAAAGAGGTTTAGATACTTTAAAAAGTCTCTGGCAAAGAGTCAAgctaacacaaaacaaaacagcatgcCTAGTCAAAAGTCATGGAAATAAGCCTATGGAAAATAGAGaattgaaaaagaaagataattagGACGGAACAAGTAGCAGGACTTTTTATCTATTCCCTATCAAATCAAACCACTGACTGTTCTCTATAAAAATTAGTATCTCAATGCCTTTGCTTGGGCAAGTAACATACTCCCTGCCACCCATACCTATTTCCACTTACGCAAATCTTACCCTTCCTTCAAAGCATACCTCTAATGTTATATCCTCCAAAATCCCTCACACAAAAAGTgatctgcccctccccaccatcaGGCCCAACTTCCAATCTTTCCTTACGTATTTGCCACAATATATCACATGTTTCAATTCTGTGTGTAGCCTTCTCTCCTAACTAGACCATAAACTCTCTGAGGGTGGGGtctatcttatttatcttttaaatatccAGTTATAAATAAGTAACGCTTTAAAAGTTATTTCCAGAAGGTAAGGAACTTCCTTTCTAAGACAGATTCAAAGCCAGCCCTGTGGGTTAAAAGATTATTTGGAAAGACTCAGTATGAGCAAGAGGAAGTTTACCCTGAGTGAGCTGTAAAACTCATCTAACACCAGGCTCATTGAACGAGTCAGGTTACTGACATATGTAGTCTCTTGATTCAAGGCATCTTGGAAAGCCTCAAAATCCTGCATCCATTCCACTGCAAAGCTGTGATCAATGATGTCAGTCTGCACCAGAGAGAAGTCAACTATCAGCAACCAGAGATGAGGTTAGACGTCAAATAacggcaaaaaaaattttttaattaagtggTGACAGCAAAAAGCaatcattcatatattttcttctctgcttctccCAATTCCTCCTCCACTGCAACAAGCCAAAAAGAGCCAATACTGTTGTATAGCGTAAATAATTAAATCAAGATGTGTTCTCTTGGTTGATGCAGACCCTTCACTATCCACTGCCAAGTGACCATGGCTGCAGAGGATGTCAGCACATTCCAGACTCTGAAGTCAAGTAGTCTCTCGCATCCTAGCCATCAACTAACAACAgggaaattttgtttttgtttgttttaattgccACTTTCAACAGACTAGCAGTCCCTCCCCCACTTACACACCCTTGATTTTGAGGGATAACCTATACGCTATGGTTGAGGGGCTGCTGTATCTAGCCTAAAATAACTTTGGGTGAGAGTCAGTGATAAATATTCTTTCAACTTGATTGAATCATTTTCCTAGAAGTGCTCATGGCTTTGTTTCAGTTACGCCTGAATCTGCTCTCCAGCATCTGAAATAATCCTTCTCACCTATCCAAACCTTCTGATAACACAAGGTTCTGATGAGAAAGAAATGTTGAATCATAACAGGCAGGATCCACTTACTTTATTCATGACCACGATGAAAGGCAGCTTGGTTTTGTACAAGATGCTGAAAAGCAAACATCAAGACAGTGTTATTAGTAAAAGCACTTAAGCTCCTGCTTGCCCGATGTCAGTGTAAGAACcgagagaagagaaggggaatGGGTTGACTCTAAACAAAGGTATCCCTTCTGACCCAGCATACACGTAATATTCTCCCCTCCTAAGAGGGAAACCATCATTACCATCAAGCAAGCaactctcccccacccccgccacactctctctttttctctttcttggactATTAATGTTTTGATACTGATCCTGTTTTTCTGTGTATCTGTTTGTTGTCACCAAATAACTGTCTTTTAaacaattaatattaaaataaaataatgtacaggTCATCAGATTTCTATCTGGATTAGGATTTTTTGCACCTAACAAGAAGAGATATCCCTAATCATGTTAGAGGAGATGAATGTTGGGGATGGCTTCTGTGTATCCCCCAAATTAAATTCTCTCAGCTTTAACAATGGTCTGCCTTGCTCCTAGGTCTAATGCACTAACATAGCCTAGTGAGGCATGTCCTTCCTCTCCTACTGGCACTACACTTGGGGCAAACCCGTGCATTTTAGAACTATGGATAAATCTTTTTATTCATAGTCTCTCCTCATGTTATAATTTCACTCTACCTATCATAACACAGAAAAGGAACATTTAGACCAGAGGGCTCTATTCTTTTTAGATTTGGATTTCATTAAATCAGGAGCAACTACCAGAAGGTTAATATTCATACACCACCTATTTCTGTAACAAGCAAGGAAGGAAGATGAGGAATTGCTGATAGAGAATGCCAACAACACATGTGCCTCTTTTCTCTTCTGAACCCTCCCCAACTCACTGCCACTAAACTGACTGGCAAATCTGAATAAGCACAAATCTAGGGGTAAGCACTCAGaagccaaaaacaaaagagaaaaagaagaggaggcctCATACCTTGATGTAATACCATGCCCACCAATAATGAATTACCTGCAGGCATAGAGCATATTGGACATGAAGGTCACTGGGTTGGTACTTCGTGATGTATCCATTACATAAATGACAATCGTTGGAAATGAGGATGCCTAAAGccacaaaataataaaagccTTAGTCAGAGGGCTCATGACCTGTCCCCAAACTTTTCCTATCTTCCTTAGCAAGGGAGAACCACTTTAGGTAGAGTATGCAGAGCTCTGTAACTCCCCTCCATATAAGGCCCCACGCAATAAAAAGATGTGTATTCAGTCTAGCTCTCTAG
Coding sequences within:
- the GPN1 gene encoding GPN-loop GTPase 1 — encoded protein: MAAPVAAAEPEACGGPQPPVCLLVLGMAGSGKTTFVQRLTGHLHSQGSPPYVINLDPAVHEVPFPANIDIRDTVKYKEVMKQYGLGPNGGIVTSLNLFATRFDQVMKFIEKAQNISKYVLIDTPGQIEVFTWSASGTIITEALASSFPTIVIYVMDTSRSTNPVTFMSNMLYACSILYKTKLPFIVVMNKTDIIDHSFAVEWMQDFEAFQDALNQETTYVSNLTRSMSLVLDEFYSSLRVVGVSAVLGTGLDELFVQVTSAAEEYEREYRPEYERLKKSLASAQSQQQKEQLERLQKDMASVALDTGTATDSLSPVLDPSDLILTRGTLDEEDEEADSDTDDIDHRVTEESHEEPAFQNFMQESMAQYWKRNNK